The following proteins come from a genomic window of Halorussus halophilus:
- a CDS encoding bacterio-opsin activator domain-containing protein: MKEGEDSARETATELEFSLTDVSHPFVGASAAENCRFDLQEMIPRTGGRYAEFFHISDADPATILDHAAAHESVEPRILSTYENGGLLEFSVAENCPAVSLAELGALPHDVHSVTGDGRITAVLPARYDAKPVVEAFLEEYPDAEFVAKRNGTPFRPPFGNGKFQYVVQNRLTERQREVLRTAYDAGYYDWPRECSGKELANELDISSATLSQHLHNAERKLLTVLFDGQTSRG; encoded by the coding sequence ATGAAAGAGGGAGAGGATTCGGCGCGCGAAACCGCGACCGAACTGGAGTTCTCGCTCACCGACGTGTCGCATCCGTTCGTCGGGGCGTCGGCGGCCGAGAACTGTCGTTTCGACCTCCAAGAGATGATTCCCCGAACTGGCGGTCGGTATGCCGAGTTCTTCCACATCTCGGACGCTGACCCGGCGACCATCTTGGACCACGCGGCGGCCCATGAGTCGGTCGAGCCGCGAATACTCTCGACGTACGAGAACGGTGGGTTACTCGAATTTTCGGTCGCCGAGAACTGTCCGGCCGTCTCGCTGGCCGAACTCGGGGCGCTTCCCCACGACGTCCACAGCGTGACCGGTGACGGCCGAATCACCGCCGTGCTACCCGCTCGCTACGACGCCAAGCCGGTCGTCGAAGCGTTCCTTGAGGAGTACCCGGACGCGGAGTTCGTCGCCAAGCGGAACGGTACACCGTTCAGACCGCCGTTCGGTAACGGGAAGTTCCAGTACGTCGTCCAGAACCGGCTGACGGAGCGCCAGCGTGAAGTGCTGCGCACCGCCTATGACGCGGGCTACTACGACTGGCCACGGGAGTGTTCCGGCAAGGAACTGGCGAACGAACTCGACATTAGCTCCGCGACGCTGTCACAACACCTCCACAACGCCGAGCGGAAACTGCTAACCGTGTTATTCGACGGGCAAACTTCGCGAGGCTGA
- the proS gene encoding proline--tRNA ligase, whose amino-acid sequence MSNDQDLGITESKEHSPGDWYAEVVVKAKLADYAPMGGFIVTRPRGYALWEGIQDHLDGWFKDTGAQNSYFPALIPEGYLEQEKDIVEGFDPEVAWVTHGGHDELEERLAFRPTSESIITPFMSQWVRSHRDLPLRLNQWCSVIRWEATETKPFFRTKEFLWQEGHTAHETEDEAWDETMTRLGQYEKLYEDVLAIPVMRGRKPAHDKFPGAHTTTTVEALMPDGKSVQGGTSHYLGQSFAEAYDLTYTDEDEEENVAHTTSWGLSWRALGALIMTHSDDQGFVCPPKIAPEQVVIVPIWNEDNEEEVLDYAEGVADDLEDADVRVELDDRDERNPGFKFNEWELKGVPVRIEIGPNEVEDEELTVVHRPDGEDTVEDRDDIEESIEDHFEEVHDKLFETAEENLQENVREASGRGQILGTLGQHGGYVKTPWCGDEDCEEVIKDEIAAEIVMVPMDRDEEPIGDDCGVCGEDAEETAYFARSY is encoded by the coding sequence ATGAGCAACGACCAGGACCTCGGCATCACCGAGTCCAAAGAACACAGTCCCGGCGACTGGTACGCGGAAGTCGTCGTCAAGGCAAAGCTCGCAGACTACGCGCCCATGGGTGGGTTCATCGTCACCCGACCCCGCGGCTACGCGCTCTGGGAAGGGATTCAGGACCACCTCGACGGCTGGTTCAAGGACACCGGCGCGCAGAACTCCTACTTCCCCGCGCTCATCCCCGAGGGCTACCTCGAACAGGAGAAGGACATCGTCGAAGGCTTCGACCCCGAAGTCGCGTGGGTCACCCACGGCGGCCACGACGAACTCGAAGAGCGACTCGCCTTCCGGCCCACCAGCGAGTCCATCATCACGCCGTTCATGAGCCAGTGGGTCCGGAGCCACCGCGACCTGCCCCTGCGCCTGAACCAGTGGTGTAGCGTCATCCGTTGGGAGGCCACGGAAACGAAGCCGTTCTTCCGCACCAAGGAGTTCCTCTGGCAGGAGGGCCACACCGCCCACGAGACCGAAGACGAAGCGTGGGACGAGACGATGACCCGCCTCGGTCAGTACGAGAAACTGTACGAGGACGTGCTGGCGATTCCGGTCATGCGCGGCCGCAAGCCCGCCCACGACAAGTTCCCCGGCGCACACACCACGACGACCGTCGAGGCGCTGATGCCCGACGGCAAGTCCGTGCAGGGCGGTACCTCTCACTACCTCGGCCAGAGCTTCGCGGAGGCCTACGACCTCACCTACACCGACGAGGACGAGGAGGAGAACGTCGCACACACCACCTCGTGGGGTCTCTCGTGGCGCGCACTCGGCGCGCTCATCATGACCCACAGCGACGACCAAGGGTTCGTCTGCCCGCCCAAAATCGCGCCCGAGCAGGTCGTCATCGTGCCCATCTGGAACGAGGACAACGAAGAAGAGGTGCTCGACTACGCCGAAGGCGTGGCCGACGACCTCGAAGACGCCGACGTGCGCGTCGAACTGGACGACCGCGACGAACGCAACCCCGGCTTCAAGTTCAACGAGTGGGAGCTGAAGGGTGTCCCCGTCCGCATCGAAATCGGCCCCAACGAAGTCGAAGACGAGGAATTGACGGTCGTGCATCGCCCCGACGGCGAGGACACCGTGGAAGACCGCGACGACATCGAAGAGTCCATCGAGGACCACTTCGAGGAAGTCCACGACAAACTCTTCGAGACTGCCGAAGAGAACCTCCAAGAGAACGTCCGCGAGGCGAGCGGCCGCGGCCAGATTCTCGGCACCCTCGGCCAGCACGGCGGCTACGTCAAGACGCCGTGGTGTGGCGACGAGGATTGTGAGGAAGTCATCAAAGACGAAATCGCGGCAGAAATCGTGATGGTCCCGATGGACCGCGACGAGGAACCCATCGGCGACGACTGTGGCGTCTGTGGCGAGGATGCCGAAGAGACGGCCTACTTCGCCCGGTCGTACTGA
- a CDS encoding DUF7827 domain-containing protein, which yields MSPALHPRRLLICSLAVLLVTAAVPSAVVGQSEPTSSVASQSDPELPVAFTENVYSEQRGDVAELSVELHETDTATVRIGNGSNHVTTVVVRDENDDGDVTVRLNTYDGNLSASGGDSLIVRERSNVSTPLSADSYDLDLWEGAGADGERWDVATLALNQRSTDSVRTLVAPESVELSNRSAIRAAKASGNLTASPFVSERDTLVLELRASGLEGALLAQNGSNTTARFFAAFDGAPGSIAVRQLHPGTEQSEAVLDVRNHSATTVVSDSVNDSYFIVTNLSNGWMTRPDGEELYYAKLRGGEYQANVTLPTESGAGTATERATTKFTIEYLDASFERTRGGNHFVVASAENQTIEGRTTLVPGNHLTVRVYDKGGNEVATETVEVNNGTEGKSRFSAQFDFSEFQVGEKFTVTVRGPDDSMLYGSRTGQEGATGVIGPPHASVQVVERELTENGVLVENATLSHGGYVVIHREFADGEVLGRSEYVVPGEEFDQFVELDSELDGNATLVAVAHHADSDESLGQPYTDNGSVVSDWVKYVSEQTTTAATTKTTTIETVVDPTKEPPEEPPSVPIPGFGVFTAIVALLASALLARRRN from the coding sequence ATGTCTCCGGCCCTCCATCCGAGACGACTACTGATTTGCTCGCTCGCCGTCTTGCTCGTGACCGCCGCGGTGCCGTCTGCGGTCGTCGGCCAGTCTGAACCAACATCTTCGGTCGCCAGTCAGTCGGACCCGGAGCTACCGGTCGCCTTCACTGAAAACGTCTACTCCGAACAGCGAGGCGACGTCGCCGAACTCTCCGTCGAATTGCATGAGACGGACACTGCCACGGTTCGAATCGGAAACGGGTCGAACCACGTCACGACAGTCGTCGTCCGGGACGAGAACGACGATGGAGACGTGACAGTCCGACTGAACACCTACGACGGGAATCTCAGCGCGAGCGGCGGTGACAGTCTCATCGTCCGAGAACGCTCGAACGTCTCGACGCCCCTCTCCGCCGATTCGTACGACCTCGACCTTTGGGAAGGAGCGGGTGCCGACGGCGAGCGGTGGGACGTCGCCACGCTCGCACTCAACCAGCGAAGCACGGACTCGGTTCGCACCTTGGTCGCTCCAGAGTCCGTCGAACTGTCGAATCGGAGTGCCATTCGTGCGGCGAAGGCGTCGGGCAATCTGACTGCGAGTCCGTTCGTCTCCGAGAGAGACACGCTCGTACTGGAACTCCGCGCGTCGGGTCTCGAAGGCGCGCTTCTCGCCCAGAACGGCTCGAACACCACGGCTCGATTCTTCGCGGCGTTCGACGGCGCGCCGGGCAGTATAGCCGTTCGTCAATTGCATCCGGGAACCGAACAGTCAGAAGCAGTTCTCGACGTGCGGAATCACTCCGCGACGACGGTGGTCTCCGACTCGGTCAACGACTCGTACTTTATCGTGACGAATCTGTCCAACGGGTGGATGACTCGCCCCGACGGCGAAGAATTGTACTATGCGAAACTCAGGGGCGGGGAGTACCAAGCGAACGTCACGCTGCCGACGGAGTCCGGTGCCGGGACGGCTACCGAACGAGCTACGACCAAGTTTACCATCGAGTATCTCGATGCCTCTTTCGAACGGACCCGCGGGGGCAATCACTTTGTCGTCGCTTCGGCCGAGAATCAGACCATCGAAGGTCGAACGACGCTGGTTCCCGGAAACCACCTCACCGTCCGGGTGTACGACAAAGGTGGCAACGAAGTGGCGACTGAGACAGTCGAGGTGAACAATGGAACCGAGGGCAAGAGTCGGTTCTCAGCGCAGTTCGACTTCAGTGAGTTTCAGGTTGGAGAGAAGTTCACGGTGACAGTCCGCGGTCCCGACGACTCGATGCTCTACGGGTCGAGAACCGGCCAAGAAGGAGCGACCGGGGTCATCGGCCCGCCGCACGCCTCCGTGCAGGTGGTCGAACGAGAACTCACCGAGAATGGGGTCCTCGTCGAGAACGCTACGCTGTCTCACGGTGGCTACGTCGTCATCCACCGCGAGTTCGCCGACGGTGAGGTTCTGGGTCGGTCAGAGTACGTCGTACCCGGCGAGGAGTTCGACCAGTTCGTGGAACTCGATTCGGAACTCGACGGCAACGCGACGCTGGTCGCAGTCGCACACCACGCCGATTCAGACGAGTCGCTCGGTCAACCGTACACGGACAACGGAAGCGTCGTCTCGGATTGGGTGAAGTACGTGAGCGAACAGACGACCACTGCGGCGACTACCAAGACGACGACCATCGAAACAGTCGTAGACCCGACGAAAGAACCACCCGAGGAACCGCCGAGCGTGCCGATTCCCGGCTTCGGCGTCTTCACGGCAATCGTCGCACTGCTCGCAAGCGCGTTGCTCGCACGTCGCCGAAACTGA
- a CDS encoding MaoC family dehydratase, with amino-acid sequence MPVAAVDDTAESALTVTEESIDAYAELTGDDNPIHLDDDYAGETFFGGRVAHGMFTAGAVSAALADLPGDIVYLSQDLTFENPVRPGQTVTASAIVVEELGDDKLRVETVAEADGEQVLSGEAVVMSVPHES; translated from the coding sequence ATGCCAGTCGCAGCTGTAGACGACACTGCCGAGTCTGCTCTGACCGTCACCGAGGAGTCCATCGACGCCTACGCCGAGTTGACGGGCGACGACAACCCCATTCATTTGGACGACGACTACGCGGGCGAGACGTTCTTCGGCGGCCGCGTCGCGCACGGCATGTTCACCGCGGGCGCGGTCAGTGCCGCGCTCGCAGACTTGCCGGGCGACATCGTCTATCTTTCGCAGGACTTGACCTTCGAGAATCCGGTTCGCCCCGGTCAGACCGTCACGGCGAGTGCGATTGTGGTTGAGGAGTTAGGCGACGACAAGTTGCGCGTCGAGACGGTCGCAGAGGCAGACGGCGAGCAGGTACTGTCGGGCGAAGCGGTCGTCATGTCGGTGCCCCACGAGTCGTAA
- a CDS encoding alpha/beta fold hydrolase — protein sequence MAYADNDGISLYYEVDGPENEDTVVLVEGLGYGRWMWNWQRERLTNDGYQVVVWDNRGTGDSDVPDGPYTISQMAGDLEAVLESADIDSAHVVGASMGGMIAQRYALDYDRAESLALLCTSPGGDDAVPTPPETQARMFDVPEDADEREAIRYKMKPAMSDDFWTHNDDLVSDIVDWRVESDAPESAREAQAAAVAGFDASDELANVHLPTLVAHGDSDSVLPVENADLLYEGLLNARLAIFEDGPHLFFIEQAESVNDALVEFVDDA from the coding sequence ATGGCCTACGCGGACAACGACGGAATCTCTCTCTACTACGAGGTAGACGGCCCCGAAAACGAGGACACTGTGGTCCTCGTCGAAGGACTCGGCTACGGCCGATGGATGTGGAACTGGCAACGCGAGCGACTGACTAACGACGGGTATCAGGTCGTCGTCTGGGACAACCGTGGCACGGGCGACTCGGACGTTCCCGACGGCCCGTACACGATTTCCCAGATGGCGGGCGACTTGGAAGCGGTTCTCGAATCTGCGGACATCGACTCGGCGCACGTCGTCGGCGCGAGCATGGGCGGGATGATAGCCCAGCGGTACGCGCTCGACTACGACCGCGCGGAGTCGCTGGCACTACTCTGTACGAGCCCCGGCGGCGACGACGCAGTGCCGACGCCGCCCGAGACGCAGGCCCGGATGTTCGACGTGCCCGAGGACGCAGACGAGCGCGAGGCGATTCGCTACAAGATGAAGCCCGCGATGAGCGACGACTTCTGGACCCACAACGACGACCTCGTCTCGGACATCGTGGACTGGCGCGTGGAGAGCGACGCCCCAGAGTCGGCGCGGGAAGCGCAGGCCGCCGCAGTCGCAGGTTTCGACGCCAGCGACGAACTGGCGAATGTCCACCTGCCGACGCTCGTCGCGCACGGCGATTCGGACAGCGTTCTGCCGGTCGAGAACGCGGACCTGCTGTACGAAGGACTACTGAACGCTCGACTCGCTATCTTCGAGGACGGCCCGCACCTGTTCTTCATCGAGCAAGCCGAGTCGGTCAACGACGCACTCGTGGAGTTCGTGGACGATGCATAG